The window TACTTATCCTTCTGACCGCCTTCCTTCCGCAGACCGGGCAGATGTGCTTCTGCTTCATCTTGGCCTCAACGGCCGCGACCCTTCTTCTGATCTTGAGACCGTACCTCGGACCGAACCTTCCGGCTGAACCGACCTTAGTAGTCCTTCCCATGAGCATCACCCCTAATTATCAGCAATTTTCACGACTGAAGGGTTTTTCCGGGGACGTTTTATAAACCTTTGCATATACCTGGACACCGAGCGGGCTTATGCCTAATAAACCTTTCGCGTGGAACTTTGCCAAACAACGTTTCATCAGGAAGCTTTTGGAAAAAGCTTCATTAAAAGTTCGTGATTCCTTTCAATATTGCGTCCGGTAAGACGTATTTCACAAAAAGAATGTAATTCAAGAGTTAAAAACTGTGTTGGGTTGTGCTCTTAAAATGGATTTGCTCTTTTTGAGGCACCCGCAGGTGCCGATGGAGTGAATCCATGCAAATTACGCGGTTTTAAAAGGTTTTGAATTCAGAACAGGAATTTCGATAGGAAATACACTTTTTTCATTGGACTCGGCAGTTCAAGAATCACGAATCTTGATCAAACTCAACGGGACTGTCGTCCCGTGCGTTGGAGCTTTGCTCCAACGTCGCGCAGGCGAAGTTTGTATCGAAAGGGGGCCTTTGGGAGTGTCGGCCCCCTGGGGGTCCCGAGGTCATCGCAACCCAATAC of the Thermococcus onnurineus NA1 genome contains:
- a CDS encoding 50S ribosomal protein L37ae, translating into MGRTTKVGSAGRFGPRYGLKIRRRVAAVEAKMKQKHICPVCGRKAVRRISTGIWQCQKCGATFAGGAYLPVTPAGKVAKRVTASKA